In Heterodontus francisci isolate sHetFra1 chromosome 40, sHetFra1.hap1, whole genome shotgun sequence, one DNA window encodes the following:
- the LOC137353185 gene encoding probable G-protein coupled receptor 139, whose protein sequence is MEYPVMFQIERIYYPILAAVGVPVNLVAIVILSRGKCGLSKCITLYLVGMAVADLLVVITDPILRWTLPIYFPDTFLNITPVSSLIITLKFVATVVSVWLTVAFTFDRFVAICCEKLKTKYCTEKTAAVVLGTVSVLGCFESLPWYFQYEPAYIIDNVPWGCVVKLSFYTSPTWAVFELFHYILTPCAPFFLILLLNVLTVRRILVSSRVRRGLQGRSKGENHKDPEMESRRKSIILLFSISGIFLLLWVIRLVYSIYARITDTWQYSSYTDPHFITDHTSLMLQVLSSCTNTCIYAVTQTRFREELKSAVKYPFNLIVNLIKS, encoded by the coding sequence ttaacttggtggcgattgtgatcctgtcccgaggaaagtgcggtctctccaaatgtatcactctctacctggtgggaatggcagtggctgatctcctggttgttATCACTGATCCTATATTGAGATGGACTCttccaatttatttcccagatacattcctgaacattactccagtGTCGAGTCTCATTATCACCTTGAAGTTTGTAGCCACGgtggtttctgtctggctcacagttgctttcacctttgatcgatttgtggccatttgttgtgagaagctgaaaacaaaatattgcactgagaaaacagcggccgtggttctgggaacagtgagtgtgctgggctgtttcgagtctCTCCCTTGGTACTTTCAATATGAACCTGCATATATAATTGATAACGTTCCCTGGGGTTGTGTTGTTAAACTGAGCTTCTACACTTCCCCAACATGGGCTGTATTTGAATTAtttcactacattttaaccccttgtgccccgttttttctgattttgctgctcaatgttctgacagtcagacgtattttagtgAGCAGTAGAGTCCGGAGAGGGCTCCAAGGCCGCAGCaaaggagagaatcacaaggatccagagatggagagccgaaggaaatcaatcattttactcttcagtatatccggcatttTTCTCCTGTTATGGGTGATCCGGCTTGTGTACAGCATTTATGCACGAATTACCGATACTTGGcaatattcctcctacactgaccctcatttcatcacagatcacacatcattgatgctgcaggttctcagttcctgcaccaacacgtgtatttacgctgtaaCCCAGACTagattcagagaagagctgaagagtGCAgtcaaataccctttcaatctcattgttaatttAATTAAATCATAG